Below is a window of Arabidopsis thaliana chromosome 2, partial sequence DNA.
ttaacaaaataaattttaaacatgCTTATATTTGGATAATCTTAATCAGCAATATAACCACCAAACATGTTTGATGTTTCTAAGTTCTAGCAGTCTTGAAGTTCTCTTtacatgataaaaaaaagaaaagacaaaatccCATTAATTCTCATTAAAAAACTTAGATTGGTTCAAGGAAAAAACATTAAGACCaatatcctctgtttttattaaggttttaaaaaacacacacacaaaactaGTAACGAACATTAAAGAGTTTCTCTGATAACATGCCCTTTCTCAACTTCATCAAACAGTTCTGTATTAATAGCTCTCAAATTCCAGAAATCACCAGACAGTATCTAACTAACAATAAAGACTCCCCTGCCTCtaaaaggttttaaagtttggttgATAGACAAATCAGTTACAGACTTACAGATTTAGATTGCCACGTTAAAATGTCGTTTTGGTTTAGAGACAAGTCTTTATATGTTATGGGCATATCCTTCTCCACCAAAGAACacacaaagagaaacaacATGAGTAATCATCAAACTGTGCGTGAGATACTTCTTCTCTTATATCTCACTGTGTTAGCTcaattatatgaaaatttatcATATATGCTTTTTAATCATCTTTAATATGACTCTAACAAAGCAGGTATTGAAGCAACTGGAGCCATAGTGTGAACTTAAAGACAAAGTGGTTCTTGTGACAGGAGCTTCCTCTGGTATAGGAAGAGAGGTATGTCTTGATCTAGCCAAAGCTGGCTGTAAGATTATCGCAGCAGCTCGTCGTGTCGATCGTCTCAAATCTCTCTGCTCTGAAATAAATCGCTTCGAATATTCAGCTGGAATTCAAGCTGAAGCTCTTGAGCTAGACGTTTCATCAGACGCAGCCACCGTTCAAAAAGCGGTTAAGAAAGCTTGGGAAATCTTCGGAAAGATCGATGCGTTGATCAACAATGCGGGATTTAGAGGCAATGTCAAGTCGAGTTTGGATTTGTCAGAAGACGAGTGGGACAAAGTC
It encodes the following:
- a CDS encoding NAD(P)-binding Rossmann-fold superfamily protein (NAD(P)-binding Rossmann-fold superfamily protein; FUNCTIONS IN: oxidoreductase activity, binding, catalytic activity; INVOLVED IN: oxidation reduction, metabolic process; EXPRESSED IN: sepal, male gametophyte, carpel; EXPRESSED DURING: 4 anthesis, petal differentiation and expansion stage; CONTAINS InterPro DOMAIN/s: Short-chain dehydrogenase/reductase, conserved site (InterPro:IPR020904), NAD(P)-binding domain (InterPro:IPR016040), Glucose/ribitol dehydrogenase (InterPro:IPR002347), Short-chain dehydrogenase/reductase SDR (InterPro:IPR002198); BEST Arabidopsis thaliana protein match is: NAD(P)-binding Rossmann-fold superfamily protein (TAIR:AT3G55290.1); Has 126813 Blast hits to 126599 proteins in 3671 species: Archae - 1009; Bacteria - 81518; Metazoa - 7137; Fungi - 6641; Plants - 3198; Viruses - 2; Other Eukaryotes - 27308 (source: NCBI BLink).); protein product: MSFWFRDKSLYVMGISFSTKEHTKRNNMSNHQTVREILLLLYLTCELKDKVVLVTGASSGIGREVCLDLAKAGCKIIAAARRVDRLKSLCSEINRFEYSAGIQAEALELDVSSDAATVQKAVKKAWEIFGKIDALINNAGFRGNVKSSLDLSEDEWDKVFKTNLTGTWLVSKYVCILMRDAKRGGGSVINISSVSWLHRGQVPGGVAYACSKGGVDTMTRMMALELGVYKIRVNSIAPGLLKSEITQGLMQKEWLKTVIERTVPLKVQQTVDPGLTSLLRYLVHDSSKYISGNTYIVDAGASLVGLPIFSSL